The proteins below are encoded in one region of Bacillus alveayuensis:
- a CDS encoding precorrin-6Y C5,15-methyltransferase (decarboxylating) (product_source=KO:K00595; cath_funfam=3.40.1010.10,3.40.50.150; cog=COG2241,COG2242; ko=KO:K00595; pfam=PF00590,PF01135; superfamily=53335,53790; tigrfam=TIGR02467,TIGR02469), with translation MGEAIKLIGIGDNGKESLLPIYEKWIYESDILVGGERHLSFFPDYNGEKISIKKGLKELVNRLQHETKKIVILASGDPLFYGIGSFLASKINLDIYPNVSSVQLAFARMGEKWQDAYMTSVHGRSMKGLAQRIDGKEKVALLTDEQNSPNEIAKYLLSFNMTEYEAFVAENLGGELERCGYYTLEEMAQATFSPLNVVILKKVKPSPSWTFGIDDQEFLQRKPEKGLITKKEVRILSLSALQLTPASIVWDIGTCTGSVAIEASKIATEGAVYAIEKNEHDIENCLENMKKFRSDITVVHGCAPERLDEFPNPNAIFIGGTSGNMDEILDVCTKRLEPNGRIVVNVVTIENLAAALKGLKQREFDVDITSVQVSRSKPILSLTRFDALNPIYIITAKRKGEV, from the coding sequence ATGGGTGAAGCGATAAAGCTAATCGGAATTGGAGATAACGGAAAGGAAAGTTTGCTGCCAATCTATGAAAAATGGATTTACGAAAGTGACATTCTTGTAGGTGGAGAAAGGCATCTTTCTTTTTTCCCTGACTATAATGGCGAAAAAATCTCGATTAAAAAAGGATTGAAGGAATTAGTCAATCGTCTACAACACGAAACAAAGAAAATCGTGATTTTAGCGTCAGGTGATCCGTTATTTTATGGAATTGGCAGTTTTTTAGCATCGAAAATAAATCTTGATATATATCCGAATGTCAGCTCCGTACAGCTTGCATTCGCTCGAATGGGAGAAAAATGGCAAGATGCCTATATGACGAGTGTTCATGGAAGAAGTATGAAAGGTTTAGCACAACGGATCGATGGAAAGGAAAAAGTGGCGCTATTAACAGACGAACAAAACAGTCCGAATGAAATTGCAAAATACTTATTATCCTTCAATATGACTGAATATGAGGCATTCGTTGCTGAAAATTTGGGAGGGGAGCTTGAAAGATGTGGTTATTACACATTGGAAGAGATGGCACAGGCAACTTTTTCACCTTTAAATGTTGTCATTCTTAAAAAAGTAAAGCCTTCCCCTTCCTGGACATTTGGAATTGATGATCAAGAGTTTTTGCAACGAAAGCCAGAAAAAGGGTTAATTACGAAAAAGGAAGTTCGAATATTGTCTTTAAGTGCTTTACAATTAACACCTGCTAGCATCGTATGGGATATCGGAACATGTACCGGATCTGTTGCTATTGAAGCAAGTAAAATTGCAACAGAAGGAGCGGTATATGCAATTGAAAAAAACGAGCATGACATCGAAAACTGTTTAGAAAATATGAAAAAATTTCGTTCTGATATAACGGTAGTTCACGGGTGCGCACCTGAAAGACTGGATGAATTTCCAAATCCAAATGCCATTTTTATCGGAGGGACTTCAGGGAATATGGATGAAATTTTAGACGTCTGCACAAAACGATTGGAGCCAAATGGGCGCATCGTCGTGAATGTTGTGACCATTGAAAATTTAGCAGCTGCCTTAAAAGGATTAAAACAAAGAGAGTTTGATGTGGACATAACGTCTGTTCAAGTTTCAAGAAGTAAGCCGATTTTGTCCTTAACACGATTTGATGCATTAAACCCGATCTACATAATAACGGCTAAAAGAAAGGGAGAGGTTTGA
- a CDS encoding precorrin-2/cobalt-factor-2 C20-methyltransferase (product_source=KO:K03394; cath_funfam=3.40.1010.10; cog=COG2243; ko=KO:K03394; pfam=PF00590; superfamily=53790; tigrfam=TIGR01467): MIGTLYGVGVGPGDPELVTVKAYRILKEAHAVCYPKKRKGSKSYAQQIIDVYINPHEKDMLGLIFPMTKDETILKREWTKTANLLWEKLREGKDVAFVTEGDPLLYSTFIHVMNIMREKYPEVNINIVPGISSINGASAQLKIPLADGDEHVAIIPARDDYETMKKAILENDCIIFLKVAKVIDLMIEILDELQLLHKAHVVTKATSKEEIVWNVKELKGMELEYLTLMVVRK; this comes from the coding sequence GTGATTGGTACATTGTATGGTGTAGGAGTCGGTCCAGGCGATCCAGAATTAGTGACGGTAAAAGCATACCGTATATTAAAGGAAGCACATGCCGTTTGTTATCCGAAAAAACGAAAGGGAAGCAAAAGCTATGCCCAGCAAATTATTGATGTATATATCAATCCACATGAAAAAGATATGCTTGGACTCATCTTTCCGATGACAAAGGATGAAACGATTTTAAAGCGTGAATGGACAAAGACGGCAAATCTTTTGTGGGAAAAGCTAAGAGAAGGAAAAGACGTAGCTTTTGTCACGGAGGGTGATCCTCTTTTATATAGCACGTTTATACATGTTATGAACATCATGAGAGAGAAATATCCTGAGGTAAACATTAACATCGTCCCAGGCATTTCTTCGATCAACGGTGCTAGTGCTCAGCTAAAAATTCCATTAGCAGATGGAGATGAGCATGTAGCGATTATACCAGCAAGAGACGACTATGAAACAATGAAAAAAGCTATACTCGAAAACGATTGTATTATTTTTTTAAAGGTAGCGAAAGTCATCGATTTAATGATTGAAATCCTTGATGAGCTTCAATTGCTGCATAAAGCTCATGTTGTTACGAAGGCCACGTCAAAGGAAGAAATCGTTTGGAACGTGAAAGAGCTGAAAGGGATGGAACTTGAATATTTAACCTTAATGGTGGTGAGAAAATGA
- a CDS encoding cobalt-precorrin-5B (C1)-methyltransferase (product_source=KO:K02188; cath_funfam=3.30.2110.10; cog=COG1903; ko=KO:K02188; pfam=PF01888; superfamily=111342; tigrfam=TIGR00312) — MKTNKKLREGFTTGACATAAVKAALTALITGEQQTEATIYLPVGRFATFQVIDCFIDGKSAAATVIKDGGDDPDVTHGAKIGAAISWIKENHILLDGGEGVGRVTKPGLPVPVGEAAINPVPRKMIMSVAEEVLKTFQINRGIKIIISVPNGEEIAEKTLNKRLGIVGGISILGTRGIVVPFSTAAYRASIVQALQVAKANHCEHVVITTGGRSEKYAMKQYPHLREEAFIEMGDFVGFTLKHCKRLGMKKVSMVGMMGKFSKVAQGVMMVHSKSAPVDFGFLAKVAEEAGVKEPLLTEVRNANTASQVGEWMAQHGYHQFFKHLCHYCCQQALCEVNGGLHIETTLYTLKGEKLGEADLNG; from the coding sequence ATGAAGACGAACAAAAAACTTCGTGAAGGATTTACAACTGGAGCTTGTGCTACTGCTGCTGTAAAAGCTGCCTTAACGGCTTTAATTACAGGCGAACAACAAACAGAGGCTACTATTTATCTACCCGTTGGTCGATTTGCAACCTTTCAAGTGATAGACTGTTTCATTGATGGAAAGTCTGCTGCTGCTACTGTAATAAAAGATGGTGGAGATGATCCTGACGTTACACATGGAGCCAAAATCGGTGCTGCCATTTCGTGGATCAAAGAAAATCATATTTTACTAGATGGCGGAGAAGGGGTAGGACGTGTTACGAAACCAGGATTGCCTGTACCAGTTGGGGAAGCAGCGATCAATCCTGTTCCTCGAAAAATGATCATGTCTGTTGCAGAAGAAGTGTTGAAAACATTTCAAATCAATCGTGGGATAAAAATCATCATCTCGGTTCCTAATGGAGAAGAAATCGCTGAAAAAACATTAAATAAACGGCTCGGAATTGTCGGCGGTATCTCGATATTAGGAACGAGAGGGATTGTTGTTCCTTTTTCTACAGCTGCTTATCGTGCAAGTATTGTACAAGCACTTCAAGTAGCGAAGGCAAATCATTGTGAGCATGTTGTCATCACAACAGGGGGGAGAAGTGAAAAATATGCTATGAAGCAATATCCACATCTGCGGGAAGAAGCATTTATAGAAATGGGCGATTTTGTAGGATTTACACTTAAACATTGCAAACGTCTCGGAATGAAGAAAGTTTCAATGGTCGGTATGATGGGGAAATTTTCAAAGGTTGCACAAGGTGTTATGATGGTTCATTCCAAAAGTGCCCCAGTTGATTTCGGATTTTTGGCAAAAGTCGCTGAGGAGGCTGGAGTTAAGGAGCCTCTATTAACAGAAGTTCGAAACGCAAATACTGCTTCTCAAGTAGGAGAATGGATGGCGCAGCATGGTTATCACCAATTTTTTAAGCATTTATGTCATTATTGCTGTCAACAAGCTTTATGTGAAGTGAATGGTGGATTACACATAGAAACGACTTTATACACATTAAAAGGGGAGAAACTAGGAGAGGCGGATTTAAATGGGTGA
- a CDS encoding precorrin-6A/cobalt-precorrin-6A reductase (product_source=KO:K05895; cath_funfam=3.40.50.2300; cog=COG2099; ko=KO:K05895; pfam=PF02571; superfamily=51735; tigrfam=TIGR00715) produces the protein MILFLAGTSDAKELALLLFKEGYELIASVVTENAANELKQVQIPVRVGRMNEEKFERYVIEQRIEVMIDASHPFAEELSRTAMKVAKKVSIPYIRYERESKSYDHRLVTYVNHYEEAAELAAQKKGVIFLTTGSKTLQIFTEQLLNLPNTRLIARMLPRKDNMEKCEALGLPQKNIVAIQGPFTKEFNKALFKQYGVTLMITKESGKEGAVDEKLEAALELNIETIMIKRPKMKYETMFHTFEDVLNHVRTLRKKGGNDEWILKRSLNQ, from the coding sequence ATGATTTTGTTTCTAGCAGGGACGAGTGATGCGAAAGAATTGGCCCTTTTGTTATTTAAAGAGGGATATGAACTCATTGCTTCTGTAGTAACTGAAAATGCCGCCAACGAATTAAAGCAAGTCCAAATTCCAGTAAGGGTCGGCCGTATGAATGAAGAAAAGTTTGAACGATATGTAATCGAGCAAAGGATCGAAGTAATGATCGATGCAAGTCATCCATTTGCAGAGGAACTATCTCGCACTGCCATGAAAGTAGCGAAAAAAGTCAGCATTCCATACATACGTTATGAACGCGAAAGCAAAAGTTACGATCATAGGCTAGTAACGTATGTGAATCATTACGAGGAAGCAGCTGAACTAGCTGCTCAGAAAAAAGGAGTTATATTTCTTACGACAGGAAGTAAAACGTTACAAATATTTACTGAACAATTACTGAATTTACCGAATACGAGATTAATAGCCCGAATGCTCCCGAGAAAAGACAATATGGAAAAATGTGAAGCACTCGGTCTTCCTCAAAAAAATATTGTGGCGATTCAAGGACCGTTTACGAAAGAGTTTAACAAAGCTTTATTCAAACAATACGGTGTAACTTTAATGATTACGAAAGAAAGCGGCAAAGAAGGAGCAGTTGACGAAAAGCTTGAAGCGGCACTGGAGCTGAACATTGAAACCATTATGATAAAGAGGCCAAAAATGAAGTATGAAACGATGTTCCATACTTTTGAAGATGTTCTTAATCACGTTCGAACATTGAGGAAAAAAGGAGGAAATGACGAGTGGATTTTAAAACGGAGTTTAAACCAATAA
- a CDS encoding precorrin-8X/cobalt-precorrin-8 methylmutase (product_source=KO:K06042; cath_funfam=3.40.50.10230; cog=COG2082; ko=KO:K06042; pfam=PF02570; superfamily=63965): protein MDFKTEFKPITVQPQQIEGKSFEIIDQEIGPHSFTKEQYPIVQRVIHASADFELGKRLLFHPDAIRAGIEAIKNGKKVVCDVQMVQVGISKPRLEKYGCEVKVYISDEDVIEEAKRLNTTRAIISMRKAVKEAEGGIFAIGNAPTALLELIRLVKEGEAKPGLIIGLPVGFVSAAESKEELAKLDIPFITNVGRKGGSTVTVAALNAISLLAERV, encoded by the coding sequence GTGGATTTTAAAACGGAGTTTAAACCAATAACTGTACAGCCGCAACAAATTGAAGGGAAAAGCTTTGAAATCATTGATCAAGAAATAGGTCCTCATTCATTTACAAAGGAGCAATACCCTATTGTTCAACGAGTCATTCATGCTTCAGCAGACTTTGAACTCGGCAAACGTTTACTGTTTCACCCTGATGCGATAAGGGCTGGGATTGAAGCGATTAAAAATGGAAAAAAAGTCGTTTGTGATGTTCAAATGGTACAGGTTGGGATTAGCAAACCGCGGCTAGAAAAGTATGGCTGTGAAGTAAAGGTATATATTTCCGACGAAGATGTTATCGAAGAAGCGAAGCGATTAAACACAACTCGTGCGATTATTTCCATGCGAAAAGCAGTGAAGGAAGCAGAAGGTGGAATTTTTGCGATCGGAAACGCTCCTACAGCTCTATTAGAATTAATTCGTCTAGTAAAAGAAGGAGAAGCAAAGCCAGGACTTATTATCGGTCTTCCCGTCGGTTTTGTATCAGCTGCTGAGTCGAAGGAGGAGCTGGCAAAATTAGATATACCATTTATTACGAACGTTGGAAGGAAGGGAGGAAGTACAGTTACAGTCGCAGCATTAAACGCTATTTCTTTGCTTGCTGAACGTGTGTAA
- a CDS encoding cobalt-precorrin 5A hydrolase (product_source=KO:K02189; cog=COG2073; ko=KO:K02189; pfam=PF01890,PF11760,PF11761; superfamily=159664,159672), which yields MTVSLTENAPILIKRTHPYAVVAITKHGVHIARTLLKTFQQVDVYYMKKFESGDEQERGIQLFEGSVRLLIPSLFQTYKGIIFIISLGAVVRMIAPILKDKKTDPGVVVIDDKGENVISVLSGHLGGANELTREVAKALNANPVITTASDVQQTIPVDLFGKRFGWEWDSPENLTSVSAAVVNEEQIAIVQESGERHWWDYDKPLPTHIKVYKNMDEAKKANPDAVLMITHRILSAEENEFLANGVLYRPKVIVLGIGCNRGTSSQEIEAVIHETLLKLNVSIKSVKAIATIDLKKDEKGLREVAQKYHWQFVYYHPEQLNSVPIDFSSETVFKYTGAYGVSEPAAKLYSGSNQLLLKKKKSGNVTISVGLIKHT from the coding sequence ATGACGGTCAGTTTAACAGAAAATGCCCCAATATTGATAAAGCGAACGCACCCTTATGCGGTCGTGGCCATCACGAAGCATGGTGTTCATATTGCAAGAACACTATTGAAAACCTTTCAGCAAGTAGATGTATATTATATGAAAAAATTCGAGAGTGGAGATGAACAAGAAAGGGGCATTCAGCTTTTTGAAGGAAGTGTTCGACTTTTAATCCCCTCTTTATTTCAAACATATAAAGGGATTATTTTCATCATTTCTTTAGGTGCGGTTGTTCGCATGATTGCTCCCATTTTGAAAGATAAAAAGACAGATCCGGGTGTTGTCGTGATCGATGATAAAGGAGAAAATGTTATTAGTGTATTATCGGGGCATTTAGGCGGTGCGAATGAACTAACAAGAGAAGTAGCCAAAGCATTAAATGCTAATCCGGTTATTACAACCGCTTCTGATGTACAACAGACAATACCAGTTGATCTATTCGGCAAAAGGTTTGGATGGGAATGGGACTCTCCTGAAAATTTAACATCTGTAAGTGCAGCTGTTGTTAATGAAGAACAAATTGCAATTGTACAAGAAAGCGGAGAACGTCATTGGTGGGATTATGATAAACCATTACCGACACATATAAAGGTGTATAAAAACATGGATGAAGCAAAGAAAGCAAATCCGGATGCCGTTTTAATGATTACACATCGGATTTTATCCGCCGAAGAAAATGAGTTTTTAGCAAACGGGGTTCTGTATCGTCCAAAGGTGATCGTACTCGGCATCGGGTGCAACCGCGGAACGTCATCACAAGAAATAGAGGCGGTCATCCACGAGACATTGCTAAAGTTAAATGTTTCCATAAAAAGTGTCAAAGCGATCGCAACAATCGATTTAAAGAAAGATGAAAAAGGATTAAGAGAGGTAGCACAGAAATATCATTGGCAGTTTGTCTATTATCATCCTGAACAATTAAATAGTGTTCCAATTGATTTCTCTTCTGAAACGGTATTTAAATATACGGGGGCATACGGTGTGAGTGAACCAGCTGCTAAATTATATAGCGGTTCCAATCAACTTTTATTGAAAAAGAAAAAGAGCGGCAATGTAACTATTTCTGTCGGTCTGATCAAACATACATAG
- a CDS encoding sirohydrochlorin cobaltochelatase (product_source=KO:K03795; cath_funfam=3.40.50.1400; cog=COG2138; ko=KO:K03795; pfam=PF01903; superfamily=53800,57667) codes for MERAVLYVGHGSRDQEGNEEVKQVVQSLKRKVNEPFIIETCFLEFQEPDVKDGIEACIQKGATEIAVIPIMMLPAGHSKIHIPMVIDEAKKKHPAVKISYGKPIGVHPLTLEICKERLEEIGENVTKPDEHTAILLLGRGGSDPDANSDLFKISRLLWEKLNYPIVETAFMGVTSPLLEEGVERIIKLGAKKIIIVPYFLFTGILIKRLQKQVEHFKQKYCGIQFSLTHYFGFHPLLEDILLERTEETLTGSVAMNCDTCQYRIEITNHLEGHHHHHHHEHHHSSS; via the coding sequence ATGGAAAGAGCAGTGCTGTATGTCGGACATGGAAGCCGTGATCAAGAAGGAAATGAGGAAGTGAAACAAGTTGTTCAAAGTTTGAAAAGAAAGGTGAATGAACCGTTCATCATTGAAACGTGCTTTCTTGAATTTCAAGAGCCAGATGTGAAAGATGGGATCGAGGCGTGTATACAAAAAGGGGCAACGGAAATTGCTGTTATTCCGATCATGATGCTTCCAGCCGGACATTCGAAAATTCATATACCAATGGTCATCGACGAGGCGAAAAAAAAGCACCCAGCCGTCAAGATTTCGTATGGTAAACCGATTGGCGTACACCCATTAACTTTAGAGATTTGTAAAGAGAGATTAGAAGAAATAGGAGAGAATGTCACGAAGCCGGATGAACATACAGCCATTCTCCTTCTCGGAAGAGGCGGGAGTGATCCTGACGCTAACAGTGATTTATTTAAAATATCACGGTTATTATGGGAAAAATTGAACTATCCAATTGTTGAGACGGCTTTTATGGGGGTGACATCTCCGTTATTAGAAGAGGGAGTGGAACGCATCATAAAGCTTGGTGCGAAAAAAATTATTATTGTTCCTTACTTCCTTTTTACAGGGATCTTAATAAAACGTCTTCAAAAGCAAGTCGAACATTTTAAACAAAAGTATTGCGGTATTCAATTTTCACTAACACATTATTTTGGTTTTCATCCTTTACTTGAAGATATTTTACTTGAACGGACAGAAGAAACATTAACTGGATCCGTTGCGATGAATTGTGACACATGTCAATACCGCATAGAGATAACAAATCATCTGGAAGGTCATCACCATCACCACCACCATGAACATCATCATAGTAGTTCATAA
- a CDS encoding precorrin-3B C17-methyltransferase (product_source=KO:K05934; cath_funfam=3.30.413.10,3.30.950.10,3.40.1010.10; cog=COG1010,COG2221; ko=KO:K05934; pfam=PF00590,PF01077; superfamily=53790,55124,56014; tigrfam=TIGR01466), which yields MSGKLFIIGFGPGSVKHFTERAKEAIRESDCIIGYKTYIELVRDLIGEKEVISTGMSEEVTRAIKAVKLAEQGRKVGVISSGDAGVYGMAGLVYEVLVERGWTEKDGVEMEVIPGISAINSCASLLGAPIMHDACTISLSDHLTPWHIIEKRLEAAAKADFVLALYNPKSGKRTRQIVEAQKILLKYRSRETPVGLVKSAYRERQKVVITTLGDMLEHEIGMLTTVIIGNSTSFRYENKIITPRGYQRKYTLRKEEQPLKPHERLRKENEPWALHGGKEENDAPLDLANEALSKVKNGKSTVPIVHHVQESILEFAVSPGLANKQFTPEQLKTLAEVVGEKGTMEYTPHHQIYVKIPTNNREKVTAPLKKVGLLLLPVGNVLTIKACDFCDGEKSDSIPYLNELYEHIGGMELPKELNIGFNGCGMACYGAVHEDIGIVYRKGKFDLFIGAKPVGRTAHPGQLVAEGIPPEQIVDVVSGIVHEYKEKGYPNERFFKFFKRVKEVQGFVYRDITPKIDVNPAPCGD from the coding sequence TTGTCAGGGAAATTATTCATTATTGGATTCGGTCCAGGTAGCGTGAAACATTTTACAGAAAGAGCAAAGGAAGCGATTCGTGAAAGTGATTGCATAATTGGCTATAAAACGTACATTGAATTAGTCCGTGACTTAATTGGCGAAAAAGAAGTGATTAGTACGGGAATGTCTGAAGAAGTGACGCGTGCTATAAAAGCGGTCAAGCTCGCTGAACAAGGACGGAAGGTAGGAGTCATTTCTAGCGGCGATGCAGGCGTTTATGGAATGGCGGGATTAGTTTACGAAGTTTTAGTCGAAAGGGGATGGACGGAGAAAGACGGAGTAGAAATGGAAGTAATACCGGGAATATCTGCTATTAACTCTTGTGCGTCCCTTCTTGGTGCACCCATTATGCATGATGCCTGTACGATTAGTTTAAGTGACCATCTAACCCCATGGCATATTATTGAAAAACGATTGGAAGCTGCAGCAAAAGCTGATTTTGTCCTTGCATTATACAACCCAAAAAGCGGAAAAAGGACGAGACAAATCGTAGAGGCGCAAAAAATTTTATTAAAGTATCGTTCAAGAGAAACTCCTGTCGGTTTAGTCAAAAGTGCTTACCGTGAAAGGCAAAAGGTTGTGATCACAACACTTGGTGACATGCTTGAGCACGAAATCGGCATGCTAACAACGGTAATTATTGGAAATTCAACATCGTTTCGATATGAAAATAAGATCATTACACCAAGAGGATACCAGCGCAAATATACGTTAAGAAAAGAAGAACAACCATTAAAACCACATGAACGCTTACGGAAGGAAAATGAACCGTGGGCATTACATGGAGGAAAAGAAGAAAATGACGCTCCTCTGGATTTAGCCAATGAGGCGTTAAGTAAAGTGAAAAATGGGAAATCGACTGTACCGATCGTTCATCACGTTCAAGAAAGCATTTTAGAGTTCGCAGTAAGTCCAGGGTTAGCGAATAAACAATTTACTCCTGAACAATTAAAGACATTAGCAGAGGTTGTTGGGGAAAAAGGAACAATGGAATATACGCCGCATCACCAAATTTACGTGAAAATTCCGACGAATAATCGCGAGAAAGTAACAGCACCTCTAAAAAAAGTAGGATTACTCCTTTTGCCTGTTGGAAATGTATTAACAATTAAAGCTTGTGATTTTTGTGATGGTGAAAAATCAGATTCTATTCCTTATTTAAACGAATTATATGAGCACATCGGTGGGATGGAGCTGCCAAAAGAATTGAACATTGGCTTTAACGGATGTGGGATGGCGTGTTATGGAGCGGTTCATGAAGATATCGGCATTGTGTACAGAAAAGGAAAATTCGATTTGTTTATAGGGGCAAAGCCTGTTGGGAGAACCGCTCACCCAGGGCAATTAGTCGCAGAAGGAATACCGCCAGAACAAATCGTAGATGTCGTTTCTGGCATCGTCCATGAATATAAAGAAAAAGGTTATCCAAATGAACGGTTTTTCAAGTTTTTCAAACGTGTAAAGGAAGTTCAAGGATTTGTCTATCGCGATATTACTCCCAAAATAGATGTAAACCCAGCACCATGTGGGGACTAA
- a CDS encoding precorrin-4/cobalt-precorrin-4 C11-methyltransferase (product_source=KO:K05936; cath_funfam=3.30.950.10,3.40.1010.10; cog=COG2875; ko=KO:K05936; pfam=PF00590; superfamily=53790; tigrfam=TIGR01465) — protein sequence MKVYFIGAGPGAKDLITVRGHQLIQEADVIFYADSLVNEQLLEDAKPSCEIFKTARMHLQEMIDMMVARVKEGKNVIRLHTGDPSVFGAIMEQISLLKREGIEVEIVPGVSSVFASAAALGAELTIPDLTQTVILTRAEGRTPVPQLEKLSELAKHHCTIALFLSATLTKKAVKELLNAGWDEQTPAAAVYKATWPDEKIVRTTIGQLDEEMKKHGIRKQAMILVGWALDEQIHEKDYRSKLYDPQFTHGFRKGVMR from the coding sequence ATGAAGGTGTACTTTATTGGAGCAGGTCCGGGAGCGAAAGATTTAATTACAGTACGTGGACATCAACTTATTCAAGAAGCGGATGTCATTTTTTACGCAGATTCTTTAGTGAATGAACAATTGTTAGAAGATGCAAAGCCATCATGTGAAATTTTCAAAACAGCACGGATGCATTTACAAGAAATGATCGATATGATGGTCGCTCGCGTAAAAGAAGGAAAAAACGTGATTCGCCTTCATACAGGTGACCCATCTGTATTTGGAGCAATAATGGAACAAATTTCTTTATTAAAGCGAGAAGGGATTGAAGTCGAGATTGTCCCAGGAGTAAGCTCTGTTTTTGCCTCTGCTGCGGCATTAGGAGCAGAGTTAACCATTCCGGATTTAACTCAAACGGTCATATTAACAAGAGCAGAAGGACGGACCCCAGTTCCACAGCTAGAAAAGCTTTCCGAGCTAGCCAAACATCATTGTACGATCGCTTTATTTTTAAGCGCAACATTAACGAAAAAGGCCGTAAAAGAGCTATTAAATGCTGGATGGGATGAACAAACACCAGCAGCGGCCGTTTATAAGGCAACATGGCCTGATGAAAAAATTGTTCGGACAACTATTGGACAATTAGATGAGGAAATGAAAAAACATGGTATTAGGAAACAAGCGATGATCTTAGTCGGATGGGCACTTGATGAACAAATACACGAAAAAGATTACCGCTCTAAATTATACGATCCACAGTTTACACACGGCTTTCGAAAAGGGGTGATGAGATGA
- a CDS encoding (2Fe-2S) ferredoxin (product_source=COG3411; cath_funfam=3.40.30.10; cog=COG3411; pfam=PF01257; superfamily=52833), with protein MATWNLNGTKHHVFICNGSSCMRKGGEEVTMAIREEITKCGLDSVVHTSRTRCNGRCQDACVVIVYPEGMWYEGVTENLGREIVKEHLQHGKPIERSISYRMTDVGMQLQNNRPIGKTKAAAK; from the coding sequence ATGGCAACATGGAATTTAAATGGAACGAAACATCATGTTTTCATTTGTAATGGCAGTAGCTGCATGAGAAAAGGGGGAGAAGAAGTCACCATGGCCATCCGTGAAGAAATAACAAAATGCGGGTTAGATTCTGTCGTTCATACAAGTAGAACGCGATGTAATGGGCGATGTCAAGATGCATGTGTGGTAATCGTTTATCCAGAAGGTATGTGGTATGAAGGTGTGACAGAGAATCTTGGCCGGGAAATAGTCAAAGAACATTTGCAGCACGGGAAGCCAATTGAGCGTTCAATCAGCTACAGAATGACAGATGTTGGTATGCAGCTTCAAAACAATCGTCCAATCGGAAAGACTAAAGCAGCAGCAAAATAA